In one window of Phoenix dactylifera cultivar Barhee BC4 unplaced genomic scaffold, palm_55x_up_171113_PBpolish2nd_filt_p 000880F, whole genome shotgun sequence DNA:
- the LOC120107483 gene encoding ALBINO3-like protein 3, mitochondrial isoform X2, with translation MFCMRRVVYWSMQSLQKLYLLRNCLILLLITCQQASKIRLFHCYDRMATDKNPELVRAWIAMGQILCSKGLFLEASEYFERAISKIQEEEDALRVLAYFGAGVSHIWQGDKSMGIEHLKRLAELKEPDGPMDRACYYRGLVMLGRYIPEEFSHSICTFC, from the exons ATGTTCTGCATGAGAAGAGTGGTCTATTGGAGCATGCAATCTCTGCAGAAACTTTATCTCCTGAGAAATTGCTTGAT CTTGCTCTTGATAACTTGTCAGCAGGCCAGCAAGATAAGGCTCTTCCATTGCTATG ACAGAATGGCAACTGACAAGAATCCTGAACTGGTGAGGGCTTGGATAGCAATGGGGCAAATTCTGTGCTCTAAAGGATTATTTTTGGAAGCATCTGAATATTTTGAACGTGCAATCTCAAAG ATTCAAGAGGAGGAGGATGCTCTTCGAGTTCTTGCATATTTCGGGGCAGGTGTTTCACATATATGGCAG GGAGATAAATCAATGGGGATCGAGCACTTGAAAAGACTAGCAGAGTTGAAGGAGCCAGATGGTCCTATGGACAGAGCCTGCTACTATAGAGGATTGGTGATGTTAGGAAGGTACATACCTGAAGAGTTTTCACATAGTATTTGTACTTTCTGCTAG
- the LOC120107483 gene encoding ALBINO3-like protein 3, mitochondrial isoform X3 — MATDKNPELVRAWIAMGQILCSKGLFLEASEYFERAISKIQEEEDALRVLAYFGAGVSHIWQGDKSMGIEHLKRLAELKEPDGPMDRACYYRGLVMLGRYIPEEFSHSICTFC; from the exons ATGGCAACTGACAAGAATCCTGAACTGGTGAGGGCTTGGATAGCAATGGGGCAAATTCTGTGCTCTAAAGGATTATTTTTGGAAGCATCTGAATATTTTGAACGTGCAATCTCAAAG ATTCAAGAGGAGGAGGATGCTCTTCGAGTTCTTGCATATTTCGGGGCAGGTGTTTCACATATATGGCAG GGAGATAAATCAATGGGGATCGAGCACTTGAAAAGACTAGCAGAGTTGAAGGAGCCAGATGGTCCTATGGACAGAGCCTGCTACTATAGAGGATTGGTGATGTTAGGAAGGTACATACCTGAAGAGTTTTCACATAGTATTTGTACTTTCTGCTAG